In the genome of Micromonospora sp. Llam0, the window TCACCTACCGCATCAGCGACTTCACCGGCGAAGCCGGAACGCACCAGCAGCGGCAGGTGCAGTTCCGGCTGCTGATCGAGCGAGAAGACCCCGTCCGTGGTGACGTGGTGCTCAATGCCACCCGGGACGCGATCAACGCGCTGGTGGGCGGCCTTGAGTTCGATGTCGAAGACGAGCAGGTCGCCAACGAGATCCTGCTGGAGCGGCAGCTGGCGAAGGGCGCGTTTGACGCCGCGGAGAGGGCTGCGGTCCGGGCACGACTGCTGTCTGTCTCGCTCGCTGAGGACCTCAACGAGTTGATCAAGAACACCCGCCGCGACCTGCGCACCGTCCTGCAAAAGTGGGCAACCGTCGTCCCGGAACGGCTAGAGGCGGCCCGCCAACACATCGCGGCGAGGATGGAGTCCGAGCACCGGCTGATTACCAAGGTCCGTGAATCGCTGGACTCCGAGGACCAGCAGGTGACGGCGGCAGCGGCCCGGATCGCCGGACTGCTCACGGAATGCTCGCGGCGTCACGATGCCTTGCACCGGCAGGTCATTACCGCGCGCAGCGTCTTCCTGGAGGAACAGGACAGGCAGGCGTTCCGGCCGCCGGCGGATGGTCACTTGCCCGACATCGGTCGGGAGATCTTCACGCCGCTGCTCGGTCTGGATACTGAGACGACGCTGGTGGTGACCGGGCGGTGGTTGTCCGACATCACTGGTCCGCGGCCTCCGAAGCTGCCGCGGATGTACCGGCTTGTCTACGACCTGTGGGCGGTCCGAGAAGTGTCAGACGACGACCACGATCTTGACGACGACGATGAGGCGGGAGATCCAGATCCACCGACGATCGGGCCGGACATCGTGGACGCCGCACGCCGGGTCGTGGCCAGGACCGGGCTGCCCGCCCGGCTATCGGCGTTGCTCGCCGATGCTCTTACCGCGCCCGACCTGAGCAGCGGCTCCGATCGGCGGCGGACAGCGGAGATCCTCGCCCTTGCCGCGCTGTTGTGCTTCGCTCCAGAGGATTCCGACGCAGGGCATACAGCGTCGGTCGATCTCACCGCTCGGATCCTGGGGCCGCGGGCGGTGGCCGACGCCGATGAGCTGAGGCTCGATCTGTCCGGGTGGGATGGCGATGACCTGATCATCGCCCCGCACCCCGACGCCTTGGCGACCGCCAATCCACCAGCAGTCACTGACCATCACTCATCCGTGCAGGGGACGGCATGACGCTGACGCAGAACGATCACACCGACATCGGGACCCTGCTCGCGTACGCCCTGCAGCCCACCCAGCGGCCCGGACGCAGTCAGGAGTACCGCCGGGTGCTCGCCCGGTACCGCACAGAATCCGACTTCCGTATCGCTACCGACGCGGTCCTGCACGGACTGCACGCCCGCGTCCTGTCCGACGCGGACTTCGGATTGGTCCTCGGCGTCAGCCCCGAGTCGCCGTTCGCGTTCCGCGTCTCGGACATGCCGAACGCGGCAACCCGCACCGGCCGTCTGATGGCCGGGCTCGTCCTGGTCGGCGCCGCCGCCTACGCGTATCCCACCCCGCCCGACCTTGAGGATGAACGAATTCGACGTATCCCAGACGTCGAGTTCGAACAGTGGCTGCGCTCGGCGTGCGAGCAGATGCAGGTCCGGGATGCCGCCGGCGAACCCGTCCCGGACGACGGTCTGGACGAGGCATGGCGGGTCTACCACGAGATGCCCTCCACCCTCGTCGGCGACAAAGGCCGCGCATCCGGACGACTGTCACCCAAGTGCACGCTGTACTGGGTCCGCAACATCCTTGGCTGGCTCGTCGAGCAGGGCATGGCCCGCGCCGACAGCACCGGCGGAACCTGGATGCTCACCGAGCGGTTCCGCATCCAGGTCAAGGACATGGCCAGCGAACCGGCATACACATTCCTTGCCGACCTCGCCCGCCGCAGGCCTACCCGCCCAGCTACCTCTGCCCAGCAATCTTCCGAGAACAGCGTGGAGGAGTCGTGACCTACCACCTGGCCGCGTTCCGGCTGCACTCGATCGGTGAACGATCCGCCCGGTTCACCGACGTCACCCTCGACCTCACCGCTCCGCGTGGGGTCACCAAGGGTCCGGCGGACACGGTCGTGTGGCTGCGCAACGGCGGCGGCAAGTCCTCGTTGCTGTCGCTGTTCTACACGCTGTTGCTGCCGCGGGCGGTCGACTTCATGGGGCGTGCCGTCAAACGCAGCCTGACCGACTACGTCGACAGCGGCGACACCGCCCACACCATCGCCGTGTGGCATCCGGCCACGTCGCGGACCCTGGACGGCACCCCGGACCGCGTCCTCATCACCGGCGTCGTCTACGAATGGACCGACTTGCGCCGCCCAGCCGACGCGGACCGGGCACGAGACCGGCTCGACACGACCTTCTACGCGTTCTACGCAGTGCCGGGTGTGCTCGACCTGGACCGGCTGCCGATCCTCGACGAGACCGCCGCGCCACGACGCCGCGCCGCCTACCTCGCCGCACTGAAGGAGGTCGCCGCGACCTATCCGCAGGCCATGGACTTCGTCAACACGGATCGGCAACACGAGTGGACCGCCGCGCTGACCAGCCGGGGCCTTGATCCGGCGCTGTTTCGCACCCAGAAGCAGATGAACCACGTCGAAGGCGGCGTGGAGGACCTGTTCAGGTTCTCCTCGGCCCGCGAGTTCATCGACCTGCTCATCGACCTCACTGTTGCCCCGGACGACGCGATCAGCGTCGCCGATCGCCTGGCCTCGATCGCCTCCCTCCTCGCGACCAAACCGGCCAAGACAGCCGAGCGTGACTTCTGCCTGGACGCGGCAACCGGACTGGACCGCATCAACGTGAGCCAACAGGAAGTCGGTGCGTCAGCGGTCGCGCATCAGCAGGCGACCGACGAGGCGACCAAGCTGTCAGCCGCATTCGCCGCGACCGTCGCACAAGCCCACAACCAGATTGAGATCCTCGCCGGCCACCGCGACGACATCGACAGACGCCGCGCCGCGGCGATAACCGAGAGCGGCACGGCGTACGAGTTCGTCTACCTGTACGAGGAACGCGCCTCGCAGATGCGGGTCGGTATCGCCGAGTCGCAGCTGACCACATCCGAGGCCGACATAGGCGACGCGGCCGGCCTCGTCGCGGCCTGGGAGGCGGCCGAACACCTGGCGGCGACAGCCGACCTGAAAGACGCGCTGGACATCAACCGGCAGGAGGCCAGCGCGGAACGCGAGCGTACCGCGCCCCTACGCCGCGAGCACGACGAGCACGCCGCACGCCTGCGCACCCGTCTGCTGGCGCTCGCTGACGTCCACGACAGCAAGGCCGACGCGGCCAGCGTAGCGGCCAACACCGCGAGGGCAGAGGTAGAGGCGCACCGCAAGGCGGCAAACGACGCCCGGCGGGCGGCTACGGACGCGGACAAGGATGCGGCAACAGCGACCGCGCGGCTGGAGTCGCTCACCACAGACCTACGCGACGCCGCCCGAGATGGCGTACTGCCGACCGAACACACGGACCCGGCCACACACGACGTCATGCTCGCCGAGCAGCACAGCACGCTCACTGAAACTCTCGACGAGATACGACGCCGTCGTGATGAGCAGCGTCCTACGGCTCGAACCGAGCTGACAGGCAGACTCACGGCGCTGACCGCGGAGCAGGTCCGGCTGGACGGGGATCGCACCCGGCTCGCCGAGGAACGCGCCGCGCTCGGCGAGCGCGCCGACAAGCTGGCCACTCACGAGCGCCTCCGCGACCTGACGGAGGCAACCAACGACGCACCTGTCGATCTATGGGCCGAGTCGGACACACTTACCCGCCGGCTATCCGATGCGATCCTCAGCACTGACCTGGCACTGGTCCGGTTGGAAGCCGAACGCGTTGACGATCAACGTACCCTCGACGTCCACGCCCGCACCGGGCTGCTGCCCACCACGCTCGATGCCGAGCGCGTTCACACCGTGTTGGGCGAACACGGGATCACCGCCGAGACAGGATGGGCACATCTGCGCACCTTGATACCAGGCGCACGCCTGGTCGACACGGTGACGGATCCGAACCTCGCGCGCCTCGGCGTTGGCCTTGTCATCCCCACAGACATGGCCGACGCCGCCGTGGCCGCGCTGGCCGGGGTTGACACGGCGACCACCGCGCTCGTCGGTGTCTACACGGCGCACACCGCCTCCGCGATCGTCAATTCCAGCCAGACGGGCATCGACGGCACCGATCCGGTGTGGACCGGGTTACAGCGCGGATTGGTTGATCCTTCCTCGGCCGAAAGCGCCGTAAGGCTGGTCACATCCCGCGCCGAGACATACGACGCAAAACAGTCTCGGTTGACCGCAGCCCGGGAGGCAGACCGGACGCTACTCGGTGACTTCACGACGTTCCTGGCCGACTGCTCCACCGGGCACCTCGACAGTCTCACCCACCGCATCGACGACCTCGACCAGACCCTCGGCGATATCGAAACTGCCCTCGGCAAGATCAAGACCGAGCTTGCTGAACTCGACGAAGCCGACGCGGCAGACGCGTCGACCGAACAACGGACGCAGGGCCAGATCTCCGACATCGACAAGGCCCGCAGCCGCTTGACCGGACTGATCAAAAAGGTCCAGGCCGCCGCCACATGGCGGGAAGACCTCGCCGTGGCCAAATCGCGGTCGACAGACGCGCACGGACTGGCCGAGCGCCACACAGAGGAGGCGAACGACGCGCTCGACACCGCCACCGAGCAGGGCGCGCTCGCCGAGGCTGAGCACAACACCGCCACCGGCTACCGGACCGAGACCGCAGGCCTGACGTTCCTTGACTCCGAACCCGACCTGGCCGACGATTCGGCGGTCTCCCTCGACACGCTGCGAGCCCGCCATCAAAACGCCGCCCGCGCCTGGCAAATCCAAGCCTCACAGTCGGTACTCGCCGAACGGGAACGCACCCTCACTGAGGCGCTCGCCCACGAGACCCAGGCGCTTGCCGCGGTCTCCGACGAGGTCCAGCAGCGCGCCGCTGCCCTGCTCGCCACCGCCGATGGACAGGCGAAGCCGACCCGGGTCGCCGCGCTGGCCGCCGCCCGGCAGACGGAGAAGGACGCGATCGGCCGCAAAGGCCGGGCAGCCGGTGACATCGAGCGACACTCCGCGGCGCTGACAAAAATTCGGGCACGGCGTGCCGACCCGCCTCGGCGCCCATTGCCAGTCGAGCCGGCCACGCCCGACCACGCCGACGCGCTGGCCCACGAACACGACCAGATCGGTCAAGCCTGCATTGACCGACGGACAAAAGCGGAGCGAGAACTCACCGACCTGCACAACAAGCAGACCGAGTTTCGCAATCAGGTGACTGCGTTCGGGCTGCTTGCCGACGGCCTCCCTGACCCAACCGGCTGGACCGCAGCGCCATTCGCCGGCAGCGACAGCGACGCGAAGACCCGAAAGCAGGCAGTCGTTGCGAGCCTCCGATCCGCCGAACAACGTGCACACGACGCGGCGGTGGCCCGCGCCAACGCGGTCGGGAACCTACGGACAATCGGTGGAAGGTACCCGAGCGTGACCACTCCGGCGAAAGACCGCGTCCTGCACGACGGCGAGGAGACCCTGGCGCAGCACGCGAAGACGCTCGCCAACCAACTGAGACTCCGCGCGAACATGATCGACGGGGAACTGGCCGGAATCGCCAAAGACCAGGCCATCGTCACCGACTCCCTCGCCCGCCTTGTGTCGAACACACTCGACACGCTGCGCAAAGCCGAACGGTACTCGCGGGTGGACACGCAAACCGGCGGCTGGTCCGGCAAACAGATGCTGCGGATATCCTTCGACGCACCGGCCAGCGACGCGGATCTGCGCACGTACGTCAACCGCGTGGTCGAACGGCGAATCGCCGACGGAGTCAAACCGGAAGGGCTACCGCTGCTCAAGAACGCCGTGCACGAGGCGGTCGGCGCCCGCGGATTCACCGTCAAAGTGCTCAAGCCGACCCTAGACCTCGTCGCCACCACCGAGGACATCAGCAGGCTCGGCAAATGGTCCGGCGGGGAGAAGCTGACCGTATGCGTCGCGCTCTACTGCACAATCGCGGCGCTACGCGCCGCGAACGCAGGACGCAGAGACCGCTCCGGCGGCGTCCTGCTGCTCGACAACCCCATCGGCCGGGCATCGCACGGCAGCCTGGTCCGCCTCCAGCGGGCGGTCGCCACCGCACACAAAGTCCAACTGGTGTACACCACCGGTGTGAAGGACCCGGACGCCGTCTCCCGCTTCCCCAACGTCATCCGACTGGACAACCGACCCGGCCGCACCCGAAACCGCCGCTACATCGTTCCGGACGATACCTCGGCCGGCCAGCCAGACCTGCGACTCATCACCGGCGTTCGCGTCGCGCACAACGAACCCGCCGACAACGGGGTAGACAGCGTCGAAGCGGAGGTGTCCGAGTGACAAGCAGGCTCGCCGATGTCATCTCCGGCTACGTCGCAAGTCATTCGAGCAGCAAGATTGACGTGGAGGGCCTGCTGCGGTACGCGACCGCCGCCGACCCTACGCTGCTGGGAGACCCGACAGGGCGAGCCCGGCTAGCCGCCGCGCTGACCGACCTCGCCGATGCCGGTCTCGTGGTGTTGCCCAAGACCCGTGCCGGTTGGGACTACCGCACCCAACCGGCACTGCCACTCTGGCTTGCCAAGCCGGCGAACCCCCGCCCCGCCCGCTCCGCACCAGCGATGCGAGTCTGGCCACAACCGCTCGAAGCCGCCGCCGCGATCGCCACACGCCCAGACGAACACACCCTGCTCGACCGGATCGCCACCTGGCTGCGGAACAACCCCGACGCCGACCCCGTCCCCATCGAAGAACGCTCGCTGGAGATCCTCGACGACGAAAAAGCCCTCGCTGTCGAAACAACCAAACGACTGTTCACCACCGGCGCTCTCAGCCTCGACCTGCTCGCCTGCTACCCGACACCGATCCCCTTCCCTTCCCAACACGTTCCCGGCACAGGCGAGACCCGGCTCCTGGTAGCAGAGAACAACGCGACGTTTCACTCACTGCTTACCGCAGCCCGAGAACTGGACCCAGATGCCCGCCCAGACCTACATATCGGATGGGGCTGCGGCAACCAGTTCCCGGTCTCCATCGCCGCCGCCACACTGCTCGACCCACCCCCGACCGCCCTGTACTACATTGGCGATCTTGACGTCGCGGGCCTGCGGATCGCCATCAACGCCGCCGCCACCGCGTCCAACCGCCACCTACCGCCACTTCGCCCGGCGGTCGCTCTGTACCGCTGGCTGCTCACTCACGGCGTTCCTCGTCCCGACAGGTCCAACACCGGCATCAGCGATCTCACCGTACTGCACGCGTGGATGCCGGAAGACCTGCGCGAGCCAACCGCCCAACTGCTCCACTCGCGGGAACGAATCCCCCAGGAAACTCTGGGCCTTCGCGCGCTACGCGCCGACCCGGCGCTGCTCTCGCACGCGGTCGGTTGACATCCGGCTACCGGGCATGACAGGCCCTCGTCGGCAATGGTCCTGGGGTGGAGGCCGGAGCTGCACGGTCATGTGCGGCCCGGGCCGGCGCGGACCATGTCGACCAACACCGTGCCGTAGGTGTTGGCCGCGCCGCCAGGCGAAGTCGTCCACTCCCAACACGGTCAGCGCGGGAACAGGCGGCTCGGGCACGGCGCGGATCAGCCGCAACATCGTCATCCGGCCCGCGTGGGGCCCGAGCCGTCCAGCCAGCCGGGCACCGGCACGCCCGCCCAACGCCAACGCGACTGCTTCCATTCCGTGGCGCGCCAGTGTGCTGAACCGGCCGTGGCGTACTGTCACACCGTCGAGTTGCTCGGCGAAGATCCGGCGTACCAGTCGGTCGGGGTGCAGAAGAACCGCCGTACCCGTAGGTGCAGCACGGTCTCCCGCCCGGCGACAGGCGCGTCGAGTAGCTGTCGTTCGTACCGGCTGTGCACCCGCCGGGACACGGTCGAACAGTCCGGGCACCGCGCGGCGACGCTACTGGGCCCGGCGTACACCCGCACCGTCAACCCCGCGGCCAGCACATTCGTGCACAGCCCGGGCAGGTGCGGACATGACAGCAGTAAGATCCACTATAGACATAGCACATGATCCACCATCGATCCGTCCGCGATCACCGAGACCGTGCCAGAGCCAAGAACTCAAGCGGCTGTGTGGCCTCTGCCCGGACCTATCGACCGCGCTTCTTCTTCGCTCGACGGCGGTCGCTTTCGGCGCGGCGGCGGGCGGCCTGCTGCTCTGGCGTGAGCCGTGGGGCGGGGGCAGCCGGACCCCGCACCCGTGGCTTGAGCCGCCCGG includes:
- a CDS encoding transposase family protein; this encodes MLAAGLTVRVYAGPSSVAARCPDCSTVSRRVHSRYERQLLDAPVAGRETVLHLRVRRFFCTPTDWYAGSSPSNSTV